Genomic window (Agrobacterium larrymoorei):
GCCGGCATAGGCCTTGCCATGTCCGTTGCAGCCGGAGCGCTGCTATTCGATCTTCCTATGACGACGGGTGCCGTCGCTGCGGCTCCGCAAGCGGAGGCGCCTGCGATTCCAGTGACGGTCGCGGTTGTTGAAAGCCGAGACATCACCCATTGGGAGCAATTTTCCGGCAGGCTCGAAGCTGTCGAGCGTGTCCAGGTCCGCTCCCGCGTTGCAGGCCAGATCCAAGCGGTTCACTTTCGTGAAGGCGCATTGGTGAAAGCGGGCGATCCGCTCTTCACCATCGATCCAGCCCCCTATCAAGCAATTGTCGCTGGCGCGGAAGCACAGGTTGCCTCAGCAGAGGCGAAGGTCAGTCTGGCCAAAACCGAACTGGAACGGGGCCGGCGACTTTCAGACAACCGCACCATTTCGCAAAGCGATCTCGATCAACGCCAGAGCAATGTGGCGGAGGCCGAAGCCCAACTGCGGGCGGCGCGTGCAGCACTGACCACCGCACAGCTCGATCTCAGCTACACGGAACTGCGCGCACCGATTTCAGGGCGCGTCGGCAAACTTGATGTGACCGTTGGCAATCTCGTTGCCGCTGGCTCCGCATCCCCTGCTCTCACGACGCTCGTGTCTATCGATCCGATCTATGCAAGCTTCAATGCCAGCGAGGAAATCGTCACCAAGGCGCTGTCGCAGCTTCCAACCTCAAATGGAGCGCTTCAGGCCCTGGAGCAAATCCCGGTAGAAGTCGGCACGCTCGCCGATGAGGGCACGCCGATCAAGGGAACGCTTCATTTGATCGACAATCAGGTGGATGGCGCAAGCGGCACCATCGGTGTCCGCGCCGTATTCGCCAACACGGATGGGCGCCTCATTCCCGGCCAGTTCGTTCGTGTTCGGTTGGGAGAACCTAAATCCGAAAAGCGCATCGTCATCACGGACCGCGCGATCGGCACCGATCAGGACAAGAAGTTCGTCTTCGTCGTCGATAAAGACAACAAGGTGAACTATCGCCAGATCAAACCCGGCCCATCGGCTGAGGGAATGCGCGTCGTCGAAAGCGGCCTTTCCGTCGGAGACAAGATCGTGGTCAACGGCCTGCAGCGCATCCGCCCCGGTGCGGTCGTGGCTCCGCAGACCGACGATAAGGTCGCGGCGGCGCAATAACCGATCCGACGGGCCTACTCGGCCCGTCTCATTCGCAATCCAGGCAGAGAGATCCTCCTGCCGGTGGCGACACGCCACCGGGGCGGTCTCCCGCGTTCAGAATTCACCCGGAGAGGGCTAACTCATGAACATCTCCAGATTTTTCGTAGACCGGCCAGTTTTTGCTGGCGTCCTATCGGTCCTCATCGTCGTGGCAGGCCTTATCGGCATGCGCGCTTTGCCGATTTCCGAATATCCCGAAGTCGTGCCACCCTCCATCGTCGTTCGCGCCACCTATCCCGGCGCGAACCCGAAGGTCATTGCCGAGACGGTGGCGACACCGCTTGAAGAGCAGATCAACGGCGTGGAGAACATGCTCTACATGTCCAGCCAGGCGACCTCAGACGGTGTCATGACGCTGACAGTGACTTTCAAGCTGGGCACAGATCCGGACAAGGCGCAGCAGCTGGTGCAGAACCGCGTATCGCAAGCCGAGCCTCGCCTTCCCGCCGAAGTCCGAAGCCTTGGCGTTTCCACCGTCAAGAGCTCTCCTGACCTGATGATGGTCGTGCATCTCGTCTCTCCTGGCAATCGATATGACCTCACCTATCTGCGCAACTACGCCGTCCTCAACATCAAGGACCGGCTGGCGCGCATCGAGGGTGTCGGTCAGGTGCAGATCTTCGGTGCCGGAGACTATTCCATGCGCGTGTGGATCGATCCTCAGAAGGCCGCCGAGCACGACCTTGCCGCCAGCGATATCAGCAACGCCATTCGTGAACAGAACGTACAGGCGGCAGCCGGCACCATTGGCGCTTCGCCAAGTCCGAACGGCGTCGATCTGCAGCTCAACGTCAACGCACAGGGTCGCCTTTCCACCCCGGAAGAATTCGGCAACATCATCGTAAAAAGCGGCTCGAATGGCGAGATCACCCGCCTACGTGACGTCGCACGTGTCGAACTCGGCGCTGCCGATTACGCCTTGCGCTCGCTGCTCGACGGCGAATCCGCCGTTGCAATTCCCGTCTTCCAGGCGCCCGGCTCAAACGCCATCACCATTTCCGATCAGGTTGCTGCGACCATGCAGGATCTGCAGAAAGCGATGCCAGATGGCGTCAAATACGAAATCGTCTATGACACGACCGAGTTTGTTCGCGCCTCCATCGACAAGGTGATCGACACGCTTCTGGAAGCCATCGCCCTTGTCGTGATCGTCGTCATCCTGTTCCTTCAGACATGGCGTGCCTCCATCATCCCGCTGATTGCTGTTCCGGTGTCGATCATCGGTACATTCGCAGTCATGTATGTCTTCGGCTTCTCCATCAACGCACTCAGCCTGTTCGGCCTTGTGCTTGCCATCGGCATCGTAGTGGATGACGCCATAGTCGTGGTGGAGAACGTCGAGCGCAATATTGAGAACGGCCTTTCTCCCCGTGACGCGACCTACCGCGCTATGAAAGAGGTATCCGGTCCGATCATCGCGATCGCGCTGGTGCTCGTGGCCGTCTTTGTGCCGCTGGCCTTCATTTCCGGCCTCTCGGGGCAGTTCTACCGTCAGTTCGCATTGACGATCGCGATCTCCACCGTCATCTCCGCTATCAACTCCTTGACGCTGTCACCCGCACTGGCGGCCCTGCTTCTAAAGGACCACCACGCGCCGAAGGATTGGCTGACCCGTGGCATGGACAAGGTTCTGGGCGGCTTCTTCCGTGGCTTTAACCGTGCCTTCGGCGCGGCATCCAATGGTTACGGCAAAAGCGTGGGAGGTCTGCTCAATCGCAAGAGCATCGTGATGATCGTCTACGTCATTCTGGCAGCCGCGACCTATGGCATGTTCAATGCAGTTCCGGGTGGCTTCGTCCCCGCGCAGGACAAGCAGTATCTAATCGGCTTTGCACAATTGCCGGATGCCGCGAGTCTTGATCGAACGGAAGACGTCATCAAGCGCATGAGCGACATAGCCATGCAGCAGCCAGGCGTCGAACATGCGATTGCGTTCCCCGGCCTCTCCATCAACGGCTTCACCAACAGCTCGAACGCGGGCGTCGTTTTCGTCGCCTTGAGTCCGTTCGAAGAGCGCACCACGCCGGAGCTCTCCGGCGGCGCCATCGCCATGGCGCTCAACCAGAAATTCGGCGCCGTTCAGGATGCTTTCATTGCCATGTTCCCGCCACCGCCGGTCAACGGCCTCGGCACCACCGGCGGCTTCAAGATGCAAATCGAAGACCGCGCAGGATTCGGCTACCAGACGCTCGACGAGGTGACCAAAGCCTTCCTCGGCAAAGCCTATCAGACGCCCGAACTGGCTGGCCTGTTCTCAAGCTTCCAGATCAATGTGCCGCAGCTCTACGCCGATCTCGATCGTGCCAAGGCGGAGCAACTGGGCGTCTCGGTGACGGACGTGTTCGAAACGCTGCAGATCTATCTCGGCTCTCTTTACGTCAACGACTTCAATGCCTTCGGCCGCACTTACAGCGTGCGTGTGCAGGCGGATGCCAAGTTCCGCTCCCGGGCAGAAGACATCGGTCAGCTGAAAGTTCGCTCATCGAATGGACAGATGATACCCCTGTCCGCATTGTTGAAGGTGAATGCCACGACAGGCCCGGAGCGCACAACGAGGTACAATGGCTTCCTGTCGGCCGATATCAATGGCGGCCCAGCACCCGGCTTCTCTTCCGGCGAAGCCCAGGCAGCCATCGAACGCATTGCCAGTGAGACCTTGCCATCGGGCATCTCTTTTGAGTGGACGGATTTGACCTATCAGCAGATCCTTGCCGGAAGCTCAGGTTTGCTGGTGTTCCCGCTGGCGCTGCTGCTGGTCTATCTGGTTCTGGCCGCACAATATGAGAGCCTCACTCTGCCGCTCGCGATCATCATGATCGTGCCGATGGGCGTGCTTGCCGCCATGACCGGCGTCTGGCTGACGGGCGGGGACAACAACATCTTCACCCAGATCGGCCTTATCGTCCTTGTCGGGCTCTCGGCGAAGAATGCCATCCTGATCGTCGAGTTCGCACGGGAACTGGAGTTCGAAGGACGCTCACCGGTTGCCGCAGCCATCGAAGCCAGCCGCCTTCGTCTACGCCCCATCCTGATGACATCGCTTGCCTTCATCATGGGTGTCGTGCCGCTGGTCATCTCGACCGGCGCGGGAGCGGAGATGCGCTCCGCCATGGGCGTCGCCGTCTTCTCCGGCATGATCGGGGTCACCTTCTTCGGCATCTTCATGACGCCGGTCTTTTATGTGCTCGTTCGTAAACTCTCCGGCAATCGTCCGCTGGTCCAGCACAAGCAAGAGCCTGCGAACACCGACTACAAGATGAGCGAAGCCGTGTGACGACGATTACCACATCGTCAAACAAGAAGCCCCGAAGACTTTTGTCTTCGGGGCTTCCCTCTATCGTCTGGAGTGCTCCAAGCCGACGCCAACCGGCCATCAATATTCTCAGCCTCTGGTTTTGCACAACCACAAACAACCGACTGTCATAATTTCGTTGCACGTTCACTTGTTTTCGTTTTCTATATGACATGCTTCGAATGAAGCAGGTTGACGCTGGTTCTGGGAGGTTCCGGCGGAAAAAAATCCTGGACAGCTTGTTGCTGGACCATGCGTAAATTTAGGGAGGCATCATGTCCACGAAACGTCTCGCTGCATCCGCGGCGGCATTTGCTATTTCGCTTTCTTTCGGCACCTCTGCCTTTGCAGCAACCGAACTGCAATGGTGGCACGCCATGACCGGTGCGAACAACGAAGTGGTCGATCAGCTCGCCAAGGAGTTCAATGAGAGCCAGAGCGAGTACAAGATCACGCCGGTGTTCAAGGGCACCTATCCGGAAACCCTGAATGCAGGGATCGCAGCCTTCCGGTCGAAGCAGCCTCCTGCCATCATTCAGGTCTTCGATGCTGGCTCTGGCGTCATGATGGGCGCAGAAGGCGCCATCATGCCGGTCGCCGACGTTCTCAAGAAGGGCGGATTCGAGTTTAACAAGTCCGACTATCTTGCTGGGATTGTTGCCTATTATTCCAAGCCGGACGGCACCATGCTGTCCTTCCCCTACAACTCGTCTTCGCCGATCCTCTACTACAACAAGGACGCCTTCAAGAAGGCCGGCCTCGACGCCGAAAACCCTCCAAAGACCTGGCCGGCTGTGTTCGAAGCCGCTCGTAAGATCAAGGAAAGCGGCGCTGCACCCTGCGGCTTCACCTCGACATGGCTGACCTGGATCCAGACCGAAAACTTCGCCGCCTGGAACAATGTCTCCTACGGTACGAATGAGAACGGCCTCGGTGGCGGCAAAGTGGAGTTGAAGATCAACGCGCCGCTCTTCGTCGAGCATTTCCAGTCGATCGCCGATATGGCCAAGGACGGGACCTTCCGTTACGGCGGCCGCACGTCCGAAGCGAAACAGCTTTTCCTGTCGGGTGAATGCGCAATCCTGACCGAGTCTTCCGGCGGTCTTGGCGACATCGTAAAGTCGGGAATGAATTACGGCATCGGCCAGCTTCCCTATTACGAAGGTCACGGACCACAGAACACCATTCCAGGCGGCGCGAGCCTCTGGGTCTTTGGCGGAAAAACGGATGAAGAATATAAGGGCATTGCTCAGTTCTTCCACTTCCTGTCGCAAACGCCGATCCAGGCACGCCTGCATCAGGTTTCCGGATATCTGCCTGTAACCAATGCCGCTTACGAAGCCACGAAGGCTTCCGGCTTCTACGAAAAGAATCCGGCGCGTGAAACGCCGATCCTTCAGATGATGGGCAAGGCACCGACGGAAAACTCCAAGGGTGTTCGCCTGCCGAACCTGCCACAGGTCCGCGACATCATGAACGAGCAGTTCGAAGCCATGCTGGCTGGTAAGCAGGATGCCAAGACGACGCTGAACCAGATCGTCGAGCGCGGCAATGCAGCCATCGCGGCTGCCTCCAAGTAATCACCATAAGCTGAAGCCGCTGCCCGCATCTTTGGATGCGGGCAATGCTTTTTCCCTGGCCGGCTGAGGAGCATCACCCTTGCACACGGTTCACTTCCCGAACAAAATCCTGCCCTACCTCCTGTTGGCACCCCAGATCATCCTGACGGCGATTTTCTTCTTCTGGCCCGCAAGCCAGGCGATCTATCAATCGGTGCTGCAGGAAGATGCATTCGGGCTTAAAACGACGTTCGTCGGTCTTGCCAATTTTTCAGACACGCTGTCGGACCCGAATTATCTCCACGCGCTTCAGGTCACGATCGTCTTCAGCGCGTTGACAGCCCTGGTTTCCATGGCGGTGGCACTGCTTCTGGCAACGGCTGCCGACAAGGTCGTACGCGGACAGACATTTTATCGTACGCTGCTGATCTGGCCCTATGCGGTTGCCCCTGCCGTCGCCGGCATGCTGTGGCTCTTCATGTTCAACCCTGCGATGGGAACGCTTGCCTATCTGCTACGCTCCACAGGCTTCCAATGGGACCCGCTGCTGAAGGGCGACCAGGCTATGGCGCTGATCGTCTTCGCCGCCGCATGGAAGCAGATCAGCTATAATTTCCTGTTCTTCGTTGCCGGTCTTCAGGCAATTCCGAAATCGCTCATCGAGGCTGCCGCCATCGACGGTGCTCGCGGAAGCCGACGCTTCTGGACGATCATCTTTCCGCTTCTTGCGCCGACCACATTCTTCCTGCTTGTCGTCAACACGGTCTATGCGTTCTTCGACACGTTCGGCATCATCCACGCCGTCACCGGTGGCGGTCCCGCCAAGGCAACGGAAACGCTGGTCTACAAGGTGTATAATGATGGCTTCGTCAACCTGAACCTTGGCTCGTCCGCAGCCCAGTCCGTGATCCTGATGATCATCGTGATCGGCCTGACTGCCTTCCAGTTCCGCTTCGTAGAGAAGCGGGTTCATTACGGGTGAGGACCGGACATGATTGAAAAACGCCCTATCGCAAATGGCATCGGCCATCTCATCCTCATCATTGGCATCATCATCGTCGCCTTCCCGATCTATTATACATTCATCGCCTCCTCGATGACGTCGCAAGACATCATCCGCCCACCCATGTCGCTGCTTCCGGGCGGCCACCTGGTTGAGAATTATCGGGAAGCCCTGTCGGGCGGTGTCGAACGGGTGGTCGGCGTCAGCCTTGAGCGCCTGCTCTTCAACTCCTTCGTCGTCGCGATGGCGATTGCCGTCGGCAAGATCATCATTTCCTTCCTCTCTGCTTTCGCCATCGTCTTTTTCCGCTTCCGTTTCCGGATGTTCTTCTTCTGGATGATCTTCATCACGCTGATGCTGCCAGTCGAGGTGCGCATCCTGCCAACCTACAAGGTGATCGTTGATCTCGGTCTGATCGATACCTATGCGGGCCTGACCCTGCCATTGATGGCATCGGCCACGGCCACCTTCCTGTTTCGGCAGTTCTTCCTGACGATCCCAGGAGAACTGGTCGAGGCAGCGCGCATCGACAATGCCGGGCCGTTCCGCTTCATGAAGGACATCCTTCTTCCGCTCTCGAGCACCAACATTGCGGCGCTCTTCGTGATCCTCTTCATCTACGGCTGGACCCAATATCTCTGGCCCCTTCTGGTCACGAACGACGCCAAGATGAACACGATCATCATCGGCCTGCGCCGTATGGTCGATTTCACTGACGCATCCACACCCTGGAACTACGTCATGGTCACAGCGATCCTCGCTATCATCCCACCCATCATCGTTGTCGTTGTGATGCAGCGGTGGTTCGTTAAAGGTCTTGTGGAGACAGAAAAGTAATGGCCCAGCTTGTTTTGAACGATGTCCGCAAGATGTATGGCAATGTGGAAGCCATCAAAGGCGTGTCTCTGCAAATCGCCGATGGAGAACTGGTGGTCCTCGTGGGACCATCCGGCTGCGGAAAATCTACCCTGCTACGCATGATTGCTGGTCTCGAAAGTATTTCGGGCGGTGAAATTTCGATCGGCAATCGGGTGGTCAACGACTTGGAGCCGTCCGAGCGGGATATCGCCATGGTGTTCCAGAACTATGCGCTCTATCCGCATATGACGGTGCGACAGAACCTCGCTTACGGGCTGAAAAATCGTAACACCCCGAAGGACGAGATCGATCGCCGTATCGAGCAGGCGGCAAAGGCGCTCGAGATCGAGCAGTTTCTTGAGCGCAAACCGCGGCAATTGTCCGGTGGCCAGCGGCAGCGTGTTGCGATGGGCCGCGCAATCGTGCGCGAACCCGCCGCCTATCTCTTCGACGAGCCTCTATCGAACCTTGATGCCAAGCTTCGCGTACAGATGCGCGTTGAAATCAAGAGGCTCCAGCGTTCGCTTGCCACGACAAGCGTCTACGTCACGCATGACCAGATGGAAGCGATGACGCTGGCCGATAGGCTTGTGGTCCTGAATGCAGGTCGCATCGAACAGGTCGGCACTCCGATTGAACTCTATGAGCGTCCGGCGACGACCTTTGTCGCGACCTTTATCGGCTCGCCCTCGATGAACCTGCTTGCCATCCCGACATCGTCCGGCAACTGGTCGATGACGCAAGACGCAGGAACTCCGGCCGCTGCAGCGACACTCGGTATTCGTCCGGAAGACCTTCACCTGATCGCAGACGCTCCCCAGGCTGAGGCCTTTAGCGCATCCGTCAAGGTGGCTGCGGTGGAACTGGTCGGCGCTGAAAGCTACGTCCACGGCACATTAGCCGATGGCAGCGATATCGTCTTTCGTGTGGCGGGACGCTCGCGTATCGAGATGGACGACGTCGTGCAGATCGGCGCCAAGGCCGCGGATCTGCACTTTTTCAATGCCAGCGGCGCTCGTATCGACTGACTGCAAAAATGAAGCGGGATCTCCGAAGGTCCCGCTTCAACAATTCGTTAGACCAAAACGCCGCCTAAAGACCGAAGCGCTCGACCTCACGGCGTATTTCTTCGATCCCCAATCCGGATCCTAGAAGCATCGAGAGAAGAACACG
Coding sequences:
- a CDS encoding sn-glycerol-3-phosphate import ATP-binding protein UgpC, translated to MAQLVLNDVRKMYGNVEAIKGVSLQIADGELVVLVGPSGCGKSTLLRMIAGLESISGGEISIGNRVVNDLEPSERDIAMVFQNYALYPHMTVRQNLAYGLKNRNTPKDEIDRRIEQAAKALEIEQFLERKPRQLSGGQRQRVAMGRAIVREPAAYLFDEPLSNLDAKLRVQMRVEIKRLQRSLATTSVYVTHDQMEAMTLADRLVVLNAGRIEQVGTPIELYERPATTFVATFIGSPSMNLLAIPTSSGNWSMTQDAGTPAAAATLGIRPEDLHLIADAPQAEAFSASVKVAAVELVGAESYVHGTLADGSDIVFRVAGRSRIEMDDVVQIGAKAADLHFFNASGARID
- a CDS encoding efflux RND transporter permease subunit — encoded protein: MNISRFFVDRPVFAGVLSVLIVVAGLIGMRALPISEYPEVVPPSIVVRATYPGANPKVIAETVATPLEEQINGVENMLYMSSQATSDGVMTLTVTFKLGTDPDKAQQLVQNRVSQAEPRLPAEVRSLGVSTVKSSPDLMMVVHLVSPGNRYDLTYLRNYAVLNIKDRLARIEGVGQVQIFGAGDYSMRVWIDPQKAAEHDLAASDISNAIREQNVQAAAGTIGASPSPNGVDLQLNVNAQGRLSTPEEFGNIIVKSGSNGEITRLRDVARVELGAADYALRSLLDGESAVAIPVFQAPGSNAITISDQVAATMQDLQKAMPDGVKYEIVYDTTEFVRASIDKVIDTLLEAIALVVIVVILFLQTWRASIIPLIAVPVSIIGTFAVMYVFGFSINALSLFGLVLAIGIVVDDAIVVVENVERNIENGLSPRDATYRAMKEVSGPIIAIALVLVAVFVPLAFISGLSGQFYRQFALTIAISTVISAINSLTLSPALAALLLKDHHAPKDWLTRGMDKVLGGFFRGFNRAFGAASNGYGKSVGGLLNRKSIVMIVYVILAAATYGMFNAVPGGFVPAQDKQYLIGFAQLPDAASLDRTEDVIKRMSDIAMQQPGVEHAIAFPGLSINGFTNSSNAGVVFVALSPFEERTTPELSGGAIAMALNQKFGAVQDAFIAMFPPPPVNGLGTTGGFKMQIEDRAGFGYQTLDEVTKAFLGKAYQTPELAGLFSSFQINVPQLYADLDRAKAEQLGVSVTDVFETLQIYLGSLYVNDFNAFGRTYSVRVQADAKFRSRAEDIGQLKVRSSNGQMIPLSALLKVNATTGPERTTRYNGFLSADINGGPAPGFSSGEAQAAIERIASETLPSGISFEWTDLTYQQILAGSSGLLVFPLALLLVYLVLAAQYESLTLPLAIIMIVPMGVLAAMTGVWLTGGDNNIFTQIGLIVLVGLSAKNAILIVEFARELEFEGRSPVAAAIEASRLRLRPILMTSLAFIMGVVPLVISTGAGAEMRSAMGVAVFSGMIGVTFFGIFMTPVFYVLVRKLSGNRPLVQHKQEPANTDYKMSEAV
- the ugpB gene encoding sn-glycerol-3-phosphate ABC transporter substrate-binding protein UgpB, yielding MSTKRLAASAAAFAISLSFGTSAFAATELQWWHAMTGANNEVVDQLAKEFNESQSEYKITPVFKGTYPETLNAGIAAFRSKQPPAIIQVFDAGSGVMMGAEGAIMPVADVLKKGGFEFNKSDYLAGIVAYYSKPDGTMLSFPYNSSSPILYYNKDAFKKAGLDAENPPKTWPAVFEAARKIKESGAAPCGFTSTWLTWIQTENFAAWNNVSYGTNENGLGGGKVELKINAPLFVEHFQSIADMAKDGTFRYGGRTSEAKQLFLSGECAILTESSGGLGDIVKSGMNYGIGQLPYYEGHGPQNTIPGGASLWVFGGKTDEEYKGIAQFFHFLSQTPIQARLHQVSGYLPVTNAAYEATKASGFYEKNPARETPILQMMGKAPTENSKGVRLPNLPQVRDIMNEQFEAMLAGKQDAKTTLNQIVERGNAAIAAASK
- the ugpE gene encoding sn-glycerol-3-phosphate ABC transporter permease UgpE, translating into MIEKRPIANGIGHLILIIGIIIVAFPIYYTFIASSMTSQDIIRPPMSLLPGGHLVENYREALSGGVERVVGVSLERLLFNSFVVAMAIAVGKIIISFLSAFAIVFFRFRFRMFFFWMIFITLMLPVEVRILPTYKVIVDLGLIDTYAGLTLPLMASATATFLFRQFFLTIPGELVEAARIDNAGPFRFMKDILLPLSSTNIAALFVILFIYGWTQYLWPLLVTNDAKMNTIIIGLRRMVDFTDASTPWNYVMVTAILAIIPPIIVVVVMQRWFVKGLVETEK
- the ugpA gene encoding sn-glycerol-3-phosphate ABC transporter permease UgpA, encoding MHTVHFPNKILPYLLLAPQIILTAIFFFWPASQAIYQSVLQEDAFGLKTTFVGLANFSDTLSDPNYLHALQVTIVFSALTALVSMAVALLLATAADKVVRGQTFYRTLLIWPYAVAPAVAGMLWLFMFNPAMGTLAYLLRSTGFQWDPLLKGDQAMALIVFAAAWKQISYNFLFFVAGLQAIPKSLIEAAAIDGARGSRRFWTIIFPLLAPTTFFLLVVNTVYAFFDTFGIIHAVTGGGPAKATETLVYKVYNDGFVNLNLGSSAAQSVILMIIVIGLTAFQFRFVEKRVHYG
- a CDS encoding efflux RND transporter periplasmic adaptor subunit, which gives rise to MTLKNKRRALAGAGIGLAMSVAAGALLFDLPMTTGAVAAAPQAEAPAIPVTVAVVESRDITHWEQFSGRLEAVERVQVRSRVAGQIQAVHFREGALVKAGDPLFTIDPAPYQAIVAGAEAQVASAEAKVSLAKTELERGRRLSDNRTISQSDLDQRQSNVAEAEAQLRAARAALTTAQLDLSYTELRAPISGRVGKLDVTVGNLVAAGSASPALTTLVSIDPIYASFNASEEIVTKALSQLPTSNGALQALEQIPVEVGTLADEGTPIKGTLHLIDNQVDGASGTIGVRAVFANTDGRLIPGQFVRVRLGEPKSEKRIVITDRAIGTDQDKKFVFVVDKDNKVNYRQIKPGPSAEGMRVVESGLSVGDKIVVNGLQRIRPGAVVAPQTDDKVAAAQ